AATGGAACGGACGTCTTGCCATGATGGGCTTCGTAATCGGCCTGGGTACTGAGCTTCTGACCGGTCAGGGAATTCTTTCCCAGGTTGGTCTGGGTTGAAATCCATCCAGGAGCATGATGTCTGGGCACCGGAAGATCGGGTTGGTTATGTCCAACTGATTCTCTTCGGTGCATTCATCGCGACCCTCGGAGTAGGTGCCAACATCGTTGTGAAGTACCTCTGGTCATCGCTGGACGCTCTCAGCAATTATTTCTGACTCATTGATTCAGCAGATTCCATGAGCCGCTGATTCAGTCAACCTCTGCCTTGGGCAGGGGTTTTTTGTTGCCGCCCTGGTTCTTCACCAGGGCAGCACTGAACCATTGGCGTGCCAGAAACCGCCGCTGTTCTTGAGATTCAGTTCGTCAATTCGGGCAAGCAGTCCTTTGACAGATTCAGCGGGGCTGATGCCGTTGGGGTTGTATCTGACCATGCGAGTCTTCACCAGTCCAGGATGAAGAATCGCCACGGCAATGCCTCGGCTCTGCAGGTCAACCGCAAGCGATTTTCCAGCGATGTTCAGTGCCACTTTTGACATCCTGTAGCCGTAGGAGCCCCCAGAGCTGTTGTCTTCGATCGAACCCATCCGGCTGGTCATCAGCACCAGTTTCGAACCCTCAGGCATCAACGGAATCAGATCCCTGGCAAGTAAAAGAGGAGCAAGAGCATTCACTTCAAACTGCTGGCGGATGCCAGCCGGGTCCAGGTCGCTCAGTCCCATCGACTGAAGCATCCCTGCATTGAGAATCACGGTGTCCAGCTGTTGGCCTGCCAATCCATTGACCAGTGCGGCGATGGAGTCTGGGCTTGTGAGTTCGATCCCTGATTCCACACGCACGCCAAGGGCATCCAGTTCACCGCTGGACTGACGACAGACCGCGATCACCCTGTCTCCACGGGCGTGGAGCTGTTGGCAATAGGCAAGACCAATGCCCCTGTTGGCACCGGTCACGAGATGAGTCACCAATCGCCAGGCTGCTGGAGAGCACCATCCTGCCTTCAGCACTGACGGATGGTGTCCTCGCCCATTGCCTTGGCTCGTAGTCTCTTGGCATTCGCTGAATCTGTCGCCGTCGCGCGGTTCTCATGGGCTTTGATCCGCGCCAGTGGTCGTCCTCATCGTCAACCCGTGACGATCGGAACCGTCAGAACCATGCTGAACGGGTCACCAGCAATGTGGAAGCTTTGCTGCGGGAAAACGATGCCTTGCGCAGGGAGGTGCAGCGCTTGCATCAGCAGCTCGATCGCTTGCGCCGGCAGCACTGGCAGCGACCCCAGCACGATGACAATCCTGATTGGAACCGGCAGCAACCATCGGCCCTCGTGAGTTCAGAGCAGGTTCAGCGCTGGGGAGATTCCCTGGCGATGCAGCCGGGTTGGAGCGTGCTGCGTCAGCATGGCCTTGAACTGCTGATTGATCAGCTCAATCGCAGCAGCTTTCACTCTCAGCTCAGCCTGAGCCAGAGGCTCGACCGCGTGGTCAGTGGTCTTGGCACTGATCTGCTGGCTGCCGTTGGGTCAAAGCCCACCAAGAAAACAGCGGCGGTGCTGGCGTCATTCGCGCTGTATGGGGTGCGGGCCAGTGAATGGCTTGATGAAGATCCACGCCGTGTGGTGGAGGAACTGCGCCAACGCCATCGGCAGCGCCAGGATCATCAGCGGGCAGGCGGCAGTCATGGTCGGCGGACCCGAAGCGATCAACGGGCGACGGATCGAGAGCCAACGGGACAGGCTCAGAGAGGATCGGACGATGCGCGTTCGGCAGCCCTGTCAATCCTGGGGTTGCAGACGAACGCATCACAGGAGGAAATCAAGCAGGCATTCCGGATGCTGGTCAAACAGCATCATCCCGATCTGGGTGGATCGGCGGATGCCTTTCACCGTGTCAATGACGCCTATCAGTTGTTGATGGCCTAAAGCAGTGCCCAACGCTGTCGGCCACGAAGATTTCCTGTGTTGTCTAACGAGTTGAAGCTTTCAGGTGATTCAGCTGCTAAGCAGGGTTTCAGTTGTTTTCGTCGCGATCATGATGTCTGCAGAAAATTTCAGGAGTTTTGTGTCTGCGCTGAAGAGTGACACCAAGCTGCAGCAGACACTCAAGGATCGTCTCGGTCAAGAGAAAACCCAGGAGGCAATGCTTTCTGTTGCCGATGAGGCTGGATTCAGCTTCGAGGTGTCTCATGTCTTCGAAGCAGGCCCTCAGTTGAGCGAGAAGGAACTGGAGGGCATCAGCGGAGGTGGAGATCTCCAGGGTGGCGCCGGGCTTACTCAAAAGTTCGGTGTCTGAAAGCGGTGCACATTGCTGTTGTTGGAGGCGGAGTAACAGGACTTTTCACGGCGCTTGTTCTTCAGCAGCGTGGTTATGGGGTCACGGTGTTTGACACCACCACCAGGCCTCATTCGGCTGACTACGGACTCTGTCTCTCGCCTGCTGCGCAGCTCACACCTCTTCTGTGTGGGTTGGTCGACTTCACCCAGGCACTGTTGACGGCTGGGCTGAGCCAGTCAGAAACCCTGTTTTTTGATGCTGACTCGATTGATGGCAACACAGAAGAGTCAAGCAGTGGGTTGATCACTCCGCTGCAGATTCGCAGCAGCATGTTGCTGGGGTTGTTGAGATCCAGTCTCCAGCCGCAGACGATCATTCCCGATGTTGTTCTTCAAGGGGTCCATCAGCAACGTGGGCGGATTGAACTGGAGTTTGCAGGTCGTCGCGGCTGGCAAGGTGAGCTTCTGATTGCTGCCGATGGACTGCATTCCAGAACGTTGGATCTCCTCGAGGTCGAGCGGCCTCTGATCGATCTGGGGCAACGCTTCTGGCGAGCTCTGGCGGACGACGGTTCAGTGCTGCGTGGTGGTGTGTTTCATCGCTACGGCAGTCATGACACCCTTCGACTCACTGCCTTTGATGTCGGACCGGATCCCTGTGGCTGCGAGCAGACCCATTGGTGCCTGTTCGTTGCATCTCCAGCCGTTCGGAGATCGGAGAGGTTGGAATCAGTCACTCAGCGATCGTTTCCGCCTGGTGCCTTGCAAGGATTGCCTGAGTCCATCGTGCAGATGATCCAGTCGACAGATCCCAGCAGCATTACGACAGGCAGGATTATGGATGCTGAACCGCTGGACCAGCTGGTGTACGGGAACGTTGCACTGTTGGGTGATGCGGCTCATCCAATGGCCCCCACTCAGGCGCGTGGTGTCAGCAGTGGATTCGAGGATGCGGTTGTGTTGGCTGACAGTCTTGATCGGCACAGGCATGATCTGGAAGCGGCTCTGGGTGATTTTCAGCAGCGACGCCTCCCGGTTGTGAAGCAGCAGCAAAGACTCAGTCGACAAGAGCAGGAGGTGGCCTGATCTGGAATCGCTTGATCAGATCAGGCCCATCCTTGTTATCGCCTCATCGCCACAGCACTTCAATCGTGGATTCGTCGGACATGTCGAAGCGGATGCCTGATTTGCTGTTGCTGCGCTGATACCGCAATCCCGCTTCTCTGTAAGGGAAGTTGAAAGTCCGCTCGCGGAACATGACGGTTACGTTGCCCTGGCGCTGGCTGAACCGGCACGGACCTGATTCGACCGGAACCGAGGGATTGTGATGGCTCAGCTGGCAATGGGCGATCGTGCTGTCGGCATGCACCCTCGTGCCCGGTTCAGGGATTGCCAAGCCAAGGCTCAGCAGCAGAAGCCTGCAGGTGAGTTTCAGAGGATGGTGCAGAGGCATGAAAAAAGCCCTGATCGAGCAGGGCGTTGTGCCGGAAGTCGGCGGAACTCATCTGGTCACTTTCTGGCCCCGGTACACGAGTTCAGGACGCACGGTGCTTTTGGCAACGGTGTTCTGCGTGTACTTCTGGCCGCGATAGGTCAGTGTCATGGTGGTTCCTCGAAGCAAGCTCAGGTCCCCGTTCCATGGCCTGAGTCGAACTGCGCCTCGTCAGAGACGAGGTGAACGATGTTGAAAGCATCAACTCAGTTCTTATAGCAGGCTTGGCAACAGTAATGTTGTTCGTGCCATTACATGGCGCGTTCAACGGTCTTGCGGAAGTGGGCAGGCCATCACCGGCAGGCAATCCCCGGAGGGGTTCAGCCATTCCTCGAATTCACGGCGAACGGCATCGGCGTCGAAGCGACGGTCGCTGTTGTGCAGAACTCTGCAGCGCTGCCGGCTGTAATCCACCGCGGCTCCAATCAGTGCAATCGCTTGTTCTCTGGTCATGGGATCCGATCAGTTGGGTGCATGGTTGACGTCCAGACCGGCTTTGGACGTGGCAATCGCGACAGTCTGGGAGTTCTGTGGCCTAACTCAGCTCCTTAGGATGAGCTCATCGCGGAGGGTGACATGAATCCCAAGCAGGTGGGCGCCCTTCGACGGGCTTTGATCTATTTCCTGGTGGGATATGGCGGACTGACTGTGATCAACAACAGTGGTCTGGCTCCTGAACGGATGTGGCTGGCTTACACGCCTTTGTTTGTAGGGGTGTATTTCTTTGCCCGTTGGGCGGACGCCAGGATTGCTGCATCAGGCCAGACCAAGGACGATTGACTGGCAGATGACGGTGTTGTTCAGACTCCCAGGCTGAAACGCACAACCAGATCGTCGTAGTCGCGATCACCGCCTCCGTAGCCATCCTCCATGCCCCATCCATTGGCGCCGAATCCGGTGTAGTGCGCAAACCCGTCGGCATTGGCCGCGGCAAAGGCAAAGTATTGATCACCACTTGTCTGGTTGGTGATCAGCGGTGCATAAATTGAGCCGCTCTCCAGGGTGATGCTGAAGGGAGCGATCTTGGAGTTGGCCAACTCCAGGGTGTTGTCGCTGATCAGATCGGCGCGGCGGCTTGCTGCTTCGGCATATCCAGGCTCGCCGGGTTTGAGAATTGATCCTCTCAGTGGATCCACCACCGTGCCCTCGTCGTCGCTGACGGAATACCACTGAAGAATGGAGTCGTCTGCAGCTGATCGACTAAATGATCCTGAGACAGTTACACCATTCGGCGCATCGACCTCCCTGATATCGACTAGATCAATGGCTGACAGCTGGGTTCTTCGGCCTGGAAGATCCGTTGATGTTGAGGATGACGCCTCGAAACTGCTGTAGAAGCGCCGGTCCTGCGGATCGATGTAAGCCAGAATTGTTTGTCCTGTGAGCGTGTCTTCGACAGCCGTTCCCAACAGCCGACCCACCGGTTGAAGATTCCAGGGATTGCGCAGCACAGCACCATCGGTCTCCACAAAGGTGACCTGTCTGGCACCGTCCAGATCGAAGCTGATCGGAATGCTGTGGTCCTGGCTGGGCACGGTGAAGGGTCCCGGAGCGGCACCGGGCGCATCGGGACTGTTGCCGGGCCCACCCGGGTTGTACACAGCGCTGTAGCCATTCCCGGATGGCATGCGCACGGCACTGAGTGCCTTGATGGCATTCAGATCACCTTCAAGAATGACGTCGTAGTAGTTGTCATGGTCCTCGACATAAGCCGCATTCACAGGAGTGCCTGCCGGTGCCAGATCAGCAAGGCCAACCACGCTGATCGTGCCCCGACCACCGATGGCGTAGGTCACTCCCGTTTCAGTGATCGTGATGTTCTCACCGCTTTGCGTGGTTGCCTTCAGCTGGAAAAACCGGCTGAAGTCATCCGGCATCAGGCTCGCGATGCCGTCGGGTGAAAAACCCGCGCTGGTGTACAGCCTCAACCGATACTGAGCCTGATCGCCGTAGGAATCTGAGCCACTGTTGTGTTGTGATGAAGCACCGACACCGACGGGTCCGCCCTCTCCCAGATCGCTGTACCGATTGAGCTTCGCGGACACCAGTCGAGGACCGTTGCCTGCCATGTAGGAGTTGCTGCTGTCGATCGACAGCCCAACGGCGTTCACCGGCCCTGATTTGCCAATCATTTGCAGCGGTGTGCCGTCGTTGACGATCGTCACCGATGTCGGGTACCGGGCACCGGGACTTCCAGGGGTGGTTCGATTGCCGAAATCACCTTCGATCACGACAGTCTGGCGCTCGTTGTGCTCGAGGTTCGGCAACAGGCCTGCGATCTGGGGAGTCACCGTTGTGCCGTCACTGAGGGTCACCTCAAAGTCACTGCCGTCGGCATCCAGGGACGAGGGCAGAACGGGAAAGCTGAACACCAGTGGCATGGTGTCAGCGAGCAGCATTTTGGTGGAGAAGGTGCCGCTTGCACCCACCAGGCTCGCGGCGGATGTGAGTGCCCTGAGTGATGGGTTCAGAGCCGGATCAACGCTTTGCCAGGCCACATTGAATTCCGCAGCCGCCTGTTCTGCATTGGCACCCATCAGCCCTGGAACGCCCATGTATCCGTCGAAGCCGAAGTTGCCGGTCAGAAACTTGGCTTCGTCCCCGAACAGATCAGCTCCGTAGACGATTGCTGTGAGCAGACTCGACGCCAGTGTCGATGTGTTGGCGATGTCGGCGTTGATGGTGTCGAGCAGCGGACCGGCCCACTCGCTGTAAACAAGCGCCATCGTTTCCGCAGCCGTTCCCTTGAAATTTAGGGAAGCTCACGAATCTTTTCAAAGCTCAGATCTGAAGGGTTCCATCAAAAAAGTACCCCGTTAGCAAATGCCATCAAGGTGCTTTTCGTTGATTGAGAAATGAGTTGTCAGGGCTCAGCTGAGGCCCAGTACACCGAAGGTGATCTGACTGACGATGCCGTGACCGGTCAGTGCTTCGGTGAGTACACCGACAACGAAGCCGAGCATGGCAACGCGACCATTCAGCAGTTCTGCACGAACCAGACGCTCTCCCTTGATCTGGCTAGCGGCTGCTTCCTGGTACCACTGATCCTGGGCGGAGGCTGAGGAGCTCATGAATTTTTTGCTTGTAAAGCAATGTTACGCCAATTTGTAACGGAGTGCAAAGCGTTTGAGCTGGTTGGGGCGAGCGGCTGGAGGTGAGGTCAGGCATCAATGATGCGTGGCTCGCTGAGATCAGCTGCAGGGCAATGCATCTGTTCCTTGCAGCCTGAAACCTGGATCGTCTGCTGACCAGGGCTTTTCAGCCTGCAGCGATGATCAACTGCGACTTGAGATGAACCAATCCCGAGATCTTTTAGTTGCTTCTCAAGAACTTTGTTTGAAGTGCACATCTTGATAACAGATTGATCAGGATGTTGTGTTTCAGATTCAAGAACTAACCGACGCTGGCTGGCATCAGACCGACCTGCATGACACCAAGGATCATGCTCTATGGCATGCACGATCCAAAAGTGACGCAGATGGTCATACCTATCGGGTGATCAGCAGGGAATCGGGGCTTGTTTGTCTGATGACCAGGAATGGCAGTGAATGCTGGGAACTGGATTGAGCTCATCAAACATGCGCTCTCTGTTGATTGCCTTTGCTTTACCTGTGATGGTTCTTGGCTCGCTCGGGCCGGCCAGGGGCAATCAGTGGGCGAGCTGCCTTTACAACAATCTAAGTGTTGACTGCAGGCGGACTTTTCTTTGTCCTGGAGCTCCCTGCGGCGTGTTCCGATTGGAGTGGAAAGACGGCGCTAGTGATGTTTTTACGCGCTTCAAGGACGGGGTTGCTCGCAATGTGGGTTTTTACAAGGACACTCGCGGTGGAGAGTGGATGCTGCGGGGATTTGCAGGTTCATTCGGTCTGCGCAATCCAGCCAACGGAAACTCCATCGTTTACGGCATGACGCTTTCCGAGTGCAAACAATCCATGCTCGATGATTTCTGCAGCAAATAGCAGCAGATAGCCTCTGCACCGTCATCCCCAGAGCTCTGTTTCCGAGAGGTTCTCGAGGTATCCGCTGGCGTCGTAGCGCCGCACGATCTGATGGGTCTGACCCTGAGGACTGATCCAGCGCAGGCCACAGGCCGTGGCATCTCCCATCTGCCGATCTCTTGCATCGAGCAACAGCTCAACATTCGGCTCTGGTTGCCAGATCATCCAGTTGCCGCTGGTCCTTGTTATGCACTGCAGTGGTTGGGATGGTGTTGTGGGTTCGCCACCTGCTTTCGTTTCAACGATGTAGACCACCTGATCGAGACCATGGAATCCATGGCGAGCAACAACTCTCCGCCGTTCTTCGCCATGGACGACGCTCAGTTCTCCCACCCAGGCGAGTGGAGTGATCGCACTCGGGCCGAGTGACCAACTTCCATCTGAATCCACCTGCATGGTGAAGGGCACGTCTTCGAAATTCATCGATCGCTGCTGACCGGTGGAGCGGTAGGTGAGGCAGTTTTCAATCACACCACCGCGCTCCTGCACCTGCAGCGATGTCGGGAAACGATCTTCCTCTGTGCCGCTGCCTCCCAGCCGTATGAAGCAACCCTGCCAGTGTCCGCTGTTGTGCTGCAGCAGAGCGGCGCGTGGGTCGTGCATGGTTTCGGACAACTGGATCAGTCATCAATCGTGGCGGTCTTGCGCCACGGTCGCGACCAGGTTCAGTACACGAAGGGAGGTAAATGGCTGTCTCCCTGGAGCAGGCATTCACAACGAAGATCTGCGCCCATGGAGCGAATCTCATCGACTGAGCCCACCCCGGTCAGACGCATCCCTCTCTCAAGCCCTTCCCGCAGGATCTCGAAACTGCGTGTGAGACCTGCCTCTCCGCCTGCTCCGAGACCGGCAACCATGGCCCGACCGATGCCCACTGCCTGAATTCCATGGCTCATGGCAATGAGGATGTCGGTGCCGCAACGGATCCCTCCATCCATCAGAAACGTGAGCCCGGAGCCGCTCAGCTTGGGCATTTCGCTCTGAACCATGTGCAGTGTCGGTGGAACCCGGTCCATCTGCCGGCCCCCGTGGTTGGACCAGACCACGGCATTGGCTCCGACGTCCTCGGCACGTTTGGCATCGTCGGCGCAGTGAACGCCTTTGATGATGATCGGACGATCCCTCCCCCAGGCCTCGCGAATCCACTCGAAATCTGCCCAGGTCACGGCGGATGAGGCCAGCTGAGACCCAATGTCCGTGAAGGGCATCGGTTCGCCTTTGTCATCGATGATGTTCACGAACCGCATCACACCCTCATCGCCGAGAAGGTCCGTGAGCCAGGGCAGCCGCGTGGACATCTGAGGCGCCAGCTGCAGCCGTCGCAGGATCCATTGCAGTCGTTCATTGCCGCTGAGCCCTTCCCAGGGATGCAGGGCCTGCAGTGGTTTCATCCGTTCATGGACCCGCCTCTGGCCGGAGACACCCGTGTCGATGGTGAGGAACAGTGCGGTGAAACCCGCCTTTTTGGCGCGGTTGATCGCACGCAGGGCAGTGTCCCGTCCTCCGCAGAGATAGAGCTGAAACCAGCACTGTTTCGATGATGCTGCGGCCACCTCCTCCATGCGTGTCCCGGAGAGGGTTGAAAGGCCCATCACAGTGCCGAAATTGCCGGCGACGCGGGCCGCCACCGCATCACCTTTGGGATAGATGGTTCGCAGGCTTCCAACGGGAGAGATGTACCAGGGAACCGCCAGCTCATGGCCCAGAACGGTCGTGCTGGTGTCGAGGGTCTCGAAGCGTGTGGCGCCGCGCACGTTGAGAACCGTTTGCTGAAAGGCCTTCACATTGCCTTTGAGGGTGATCTCCTCATCGGCGCCACCCACGAAATATTCAGAAACGATCGGAGGCACCCGTTTGCGCATCCGTCTCCAGAGGTCCTCAGTACACAGCGCATCCCGCAATTCAGAGCTGACTGTCATGACGTTGATGCGGTAGCCCCAGCTGTTGTTCGATCAGCGAAGAGTACAAGCGTTGTTGCATGCAGATCGGAGCATCCGGTCAGTCGTTTGGAATCCTTATCGACAGGCTGCTGCCGTGATCCCGGTCGAAGCAGGCTTTATGCAGACACTTCAATCTGATCAGGCACTCTGATAGGCAGCCTGATCCAGGCGGAAGGATGCCCCATGCGCATGGAAGACACGCTTTAGGCCTTCTATCGCTTGGTGTAACTCAGTCTCACTTCTACATTTCCGACTGATGAGTGGGTAAAAGGCGTCAAGGTCCTGTCAAAGCATCCAGTCGTTCTGACACTGGATTGCCCTTTTGACTGTTCAACCTGCTAGATATGAACAGTTTGGTAAGAGACGTTTGGTCTGCTCTCTGGGCACGTCTCACCACGCTGTTGCCCTGACCCGTTACTCCAGGGTTGATGCAGAGATGGAGAAGGAGTTAAAGGAACCACGAAAGCCCAAGAATCTCAGGAAACAAGTTGAAGCAGTCAGCTGCTGGGAAGAGAGCACTGTCTTGGGTCTTAACCAAAAAGAATGGGTTGAACCTCTTGGAGAAGAGCTTCCATCTCTGAAGGTTTTAAGTTGACTAACCCAAGGCTGGCAATTAAGACTAAAAAACATCTGAAATAGAAGATCAAGTGATTGTTTGGTGATGAAACTGTCACAGCCAACTCTGTTTTCACTCCTGCTACACACTGACCAGAAGGACTGGCTGTGACATCCCAACGATCGAAGCCATGGCAGGGCACTCATAGAGACAGGTTCAAAGACTGCGCAGGAGTATGGATAGTCCACAGATGATGCAAGACCTAGAGAGATCAAGTTGTTATAGGTTTGTTCAAAGTATTGCCCGTTGAATCACGCCTGGAATCAGTAAATCAAAAGTTTCCCCGGCGAAACGACTAACCGATAACTCTGTGCCTTAAAAAGGATTGAAACTTCTCAAAGATTGCCCAGGTGTCATTGCCGCCATGGAGGCAGGGATGACAAAGGGATAAAAGCCAACGCTAGAAGTGATTCCGTAAGGCAAGCAATTTGTTTTACGGAATTGCTTCAGCTGCCCAAAGTGTATAGCACTTGCAAAAAAGTGGAAAATTATAACTTAAAACCAATGACACAAAGTGAGCGTGAATTGACTGAAAGAGCTATTCGAAGAGCAACCTTCAGTTGGCCGGAAAAGCAGTTCGACTATAACTGTGGCGTAGCTGCGGCTGGTGGTTCTTTCTATGCGAGATGGAAGAGTAGAAAGGCGTCTGAATTGAGTGCCTTGAACTCTATTGATATCGTCTTAGGCATACTCGAGAGGTCGCTGTAATGTGTTTGAATCTCGCTTAGATGTCATCAAAAAATCAGTAAAAGCCTTTTGTGGTCCGTTATTGGACGTTTGATTAGCATGGATAGACATGCGCTAATTCAATGTCCAAAGAGCAAGTAAAAGCATTCCTGGAAAAGGTCAAAGGTGACGTCAGCCTTCAGGAGAAGCTCAAAGCTGCAGCTGATTCTGATGCTGTTGTTGCGATTGCTCAAGAAGCAGGTTTTATGGTTTCTGCTGACGAGTTGAAGAACGCCCAATCAGAGCTTTCTGAAGAGGAGCTGGAAGGAGCGGCTGGGGGAGGTTATTATTCTGGGGGCGTCAAATGTACTCTGGGGGAGGTGGTTTGTAAGGGTAGGGTGCAGTGATTGAGTGTGTCTTTGTTGAGTGTCTGGCATGTTGGAATGGATTGAGCCTGAATACTGAGAGTCCCCTTCGTAGTGGCTTTTTATTGCTTCAACCTCTCTCAAAGTCTCAATCATCAGACTCCAATACGTGGCACGATTGAGTGCAGTTAAGCAGAAATAATTAGGACATGAGTAATAACTAATCCTGCTGTCAACTGGCAACTGCGGCCAATACCTTTTCAGCGGCAGCGATCAGCTTCGCCCCCTTGGCCTTGGTCCCATAGTGCTGCTCATATTGACCAGCATTGCAGTAGCGGGCGCAGCTAAGCAAAGTCCGGCATCATTCGCAGATTAACGTCTGATCCATGCAGCGTTCTCTGCGCCTGTCGTTATCGCTGAGCGGAGCTGCTGCACTGGTACTCGCTAATACACCTCTGCTCCCTGTTGCTGCTCAAGAGGCAGGCAGCTCAGAAGATCTCGGGGTCATGGAGATCAATCTCAAGGATGCAGTCAAGTTCAACTGGGGTTTTCAAGGTGCACTCCAGGGCGCAGGCACACCCAATCAAGCCGGTATCGGCGGGTTTCTGCCAATTGCTGTGGGCGAGAACAGTGTGTTCTTTGCTGATGTAGTGCTCAATGCCAACTTTGCTGATTACGGCGGCACCAGCAGCATCGTCAACACCGAGGTCGCTGGTACAACACTCAGCACCTCATCAAGACTTGGCTACCGCTGGCTGAATGGCGACCGCTCCTGGATGTTCGGGGCGAATGCTGGCTATGACAGCAGGCCAATGAATACAGGCAATGCTGACTCAGGTGTCACGCTCTACGACAAGGAAAGTGCTTTTTTCCAGCAAATCGCCGCTGGGTTAGAAGCAGTCTCTGATACCTGGAACTTCAATGCCTACGCTCTTGTCCCTGTCGGTGATACAGAGCAGCGCCTCAATAGCCGTTATCTCGGCGGAGCACTTGATACCTATGGCCTGAATGTTGGTTATTTCATCACCCCTGAACTCAATGCCTCTGTTGGTTACTACTACCAAAGCGGAGATCTAGGAGAAGCAGATGGTTCAGGCGTACAGGTGGAGCTGGATTATCAGATCGCTGATGGTTTAACTGCTGGCATCAATGTTTCCTATGACGAAGCTTTTGAAACCAGAGTTTCAGGAAACATCAGCTATCGCTTTGGTAGCAAT
Above is a window of Synechococcus sp. BIOS-E4-1 DNA encoding:
- a CDS encoding Nif11-like leader peptide family RiPP precursor, which translates into the protein MSAENFRSFVSALKSDTKLQQTLKDRLGQEKTQEAMLSVADEAGFSFEVSHVFEAGPQLSEKELEGISGGGDLQGGAGLTQKFGV
- a CDS encoding NAD(P)/FAD-dependent oxidoreductase; translation: MHIAVVGGGVTGLFTALVLQQRGYGVTVFDTTTRPHSADYGLCLSPAAQLTPLLCGLVDFTQALLTAGLSQSETLFFDADSIDGNTEESSSGLITPLQIRSSMLLGLLRSSLQPQTIIPDVVLQGVHQQRGRIELEFAGRRGWQGELLIAADGLHSRTLDLLEVERPLIDLGQRFWRALADDGSVLRGGVFHRYGSHDTLRLTAFDVGPDPCGCEQTHWCLFVASPAVRRSERLESVTQRSFPPGALQGLPESIVQMIQSTDPSSITTGRIMDAEPLDQLVYGNVALLGDAAHPMAPTQARGVSSGFEDAVVLADSLDRHRHDLEAALGDFQQRRLPVVKQQQRLSRQEQEVA
- a CDS encoding DUF4278 domain-containing protein; protein product: MTLTYRGQKYTQNTVAKSTVRPELVYRGQKVTR
- a CDS encoding DUF4114 domain-containing protein — protein: MALVYSEWAGPLLDTINADIANTSTLASSLLTAIVYGADLFGDEAKFLTGNFGFDGYMGVPGLMGANAEQAAAEFNVAWQSVDPALNPSLRALTSAASLVGASGTFSTKMLLADTMPLVFSFPVLPSSLDADGSDFEVTLSDGTTVTPQIAGLLPNLEHNERQTVVIEGDFGNRTTPGSPGARYPTSVTIVNDGTPLQMIGKSGPVNAVGLSIDSSNSYMAGNGPRLVSAKLNRYSDLGEGGPVGVGASSQHNSGSDSYGDQAQYRLRLYTSAGFSPDGIASLMPDDFSRFFQLKATTQSGENITITETGVTYAIGGRGTISVVGLADLAPAGTPVNAAYVEDHDNYYDVILEGDLNAIKALSAVRMPSGNGYSAVYNPGGPGNSPDAPGAAPGPFTVPSQDHSIPISFDLDGARQVTFVETDGAVLRNPWNLQPVGRLLGTAVEDTLTGQTILAYIDPQDRRFYSSFEASSSTSTDLPGRRTQLSAIDLVDIREVDAPNGVTVSGSFSRSAADDSILQWYSVSDDEGTVVDPLRGSILKPGEPGYAEAASRRADLISDNTLELANSKIAPFSITLESGSIYAPLITNQTSGDQYFAFAAANADGFAHYTGFGANGWGMEDGYGGGDRDYDDLVVRFSLGV
- a CDS encoding chlorophyll a/b-binding protein → MSSSASAQDQWYQEAAASQIKGERLVRAELLNGRVAMLGFVVGVLTEALTGHGIVSQITFGVLGLS
- a CDS encoding DUF3598 family protein, which translates into the protein MHDPRAALLQHNSGHWQGCFIRLGGSGTEEDRFPTSLQVQERGGVIENCLTYRSTGQQRSMNFEDVPFTMQVDSDGSWSLGPSAITPLAWVGELSVVHGEERRRVVARHGFHGLDQVVYIVETKAGGEPTTPSQPLQCITRTSGNWMIWQPEPNVELLLDARDRQMGDATACGLRWISPQGQTHQIVRRYDASGYLENLSETELWG
- a CDS encoding high light inducible protein, coding for MDNSKFGFSAFAEQWNGRLAMMGFVIGLGTELLTGQGILSQVGLG
- a CDS encoding J domain-containing protein, producing MGFDPRQWSSSSSTRDDRNRQNHAERVTSNVEALLRENDALRREVQRLHQQLDRLRRQHWQRPQHDDNPDWNRQQPSALVSSEQVQRWGDSLAMQPGWSVLRQHGLELLIDQLNRSSFHSQLSLSQRLDRVVSGLGTDLLAAVGSKPTKKTAAVLASFALYGVRASEWLDEDPRRVVEELRQRHRQRQDHQRAGGSHGRRTRSDQRATDREPTGQAQRGSDDARSAALSILGLQTNASQEEIKQAFRMLVKQHHPDLGGSADAFHRVNDAYQLLMA
- a CDS encoding SDR family oxidoreductase, producing MVTHLVTGANRGIGLAYCQQLHARGDRVIAVCRQSSGELDALGVRVESGIELTSPDSIAALVNGLAGQQLDTVILNAGMLQSMGLSDLDPAGIRQQFEVNALAPLLLARDLIPLMPEGSKLVLMTSRMGSIEDNSSGGSYGYRMSKVALNIAGKSLAVDLQSRGIAVAILHPGLVKTRMVRYNPNGISPAESVKGLLARIDELNLKNSGGFWHANGSVLPW
- a CDS encoding alpha-hydroxy acid oxidase encodes the protein MTVSSELRDALCTEDLWRRMRKRVPPIVSEYFVGGADEEITLKGNVKAFQQTVLNVRGATRFETLDTSTTVLGHELAVPWYISPVGSLRTIYPKGDAVAARVAGNFGTVMGLSTLSGTRMEEVAAASSKQCWFQLYLCGGRDTALRAINRAKKAGFTALFLTIDTGVSGQRRVHERMKPLQALHPWEGLSGNERLQWILRRLQLAPQMSTRLPWLTDLLGDEGVMRFVNIIDDKGEPMPFTDIGSQLASSAVTWADFEWIREAWGRDRPIIIKGVHCADDAKRAEDVGANAVVWSNHGGRQMDRVPPTLHMVQSEMPKLSGSGLTFLMDGGIRCGTDILIAMSHGIQAVGIGRAMVAGLGAGGEAGLTRSFEILREGLERGMRLTGVGSVDEIRSMGADLRCECLLQGDSHLPPFVY
- a CDS encoding Nif11-like leader peptide family RiPP precursor, producing the protein MSKEQVKAFLEKVKGDVSLQEKLKAAADSDAVVAIAQEAGFMVSADELKNAQSELSEEELEGAAGGGYYSGGVKCTLGEVVCKGRVQ